TCATATTCTGGCTGCCCAAAAATGTCCCTAACGGTAAAGCCGTTTGTCCATTCAAGATCAAAAACATTTTCTTTGTCCTGGATATAGGACGCCAGTCGTTCGATACCGTAAGTAATCTCCACGGAAACTGGTTTGCAATCAAGTCCGCCTACCTGCTGGAAATAAGTGAATTGCGTGATTTCCATGCCATCCAGCCAGACTTCCCACCCTAGTCCTGCACAGCCCAGGGATGGATTCTCCCAGTTATCCTCTACGAAGCGAATGTCATGCTCAAGTGGATCAATACCCAAAGCTTTCAATGAATCCAGATAGAGTTCCTGAATATTGTCTGGAGAAGGCTTCATGATCACCTGGAATTGGTGGTGCTGATAAAGTCTGTTTGGATTTTCTCCGTAGCGACCATCAGCCGGGCGGCGAGACGGCTCAACATACGCGACATTCCATGGTTCCGGGCCAATCGCCCGTAAAAACGTGTATGGACTCATTGTACCTGCACCTTTTTCGGTGTCATAAGCCTGCATCAGGACGCATCCTTGTTCAGACCAGTGTTTTTGCAATGTTAAAATCATATTTTGGATATTCATCTTTACACCTCCGAAAATTTTAAATCGATTATTACTAGTTGCTTTTCTTGAGTTTTGGTTTTATTTCAAACGGCTAATCACTAAATGGAAAATAAAAAAACTCCCGCCCCCTATGCATCTTTACATGCATAGGGACGAGAGTTTACCCGCGGTTCCACCCTATTTGCTGCAAATAGCAGCCTCTTTAAAAGTGATGTCGCTCCGGAACGCCTTCCTTAATTTCTGCAATCCGGCTCACACCATTTCCGGACTCGCTTGTACAGAGGGATTTAAGTACTCTTTTCCTTCACAGCAACATATGTAATTTTTATCAACCTTTTCATCGATGCGAATACTTTCCGCATATAGGCTGAAAGCTACAAGCTTTTGATTTGAATAATAGCGAAAAGAACAAGCAATGTCAATAGTTACAGTTGGTCCCTGAATGAATCCATTTGATCAAGGAATTTCCTTGTTTTTAAATACAGTCCTGAGTACTCATCATAATAAGCCGAAATTACTTTTTTCAGCTCAGCTTTTGTTTCTGGCTTCACCGATATATTGCCAAGACGGCTTAGGTCGAGCAAATAAAATAATCGAAGCAGCCTGACCGTTC
This window of the Mesobacillus jeotgali genome carries:
- the glyQ gene encoding glycine--tRNA ligase subunit alpha, with protein sequence MNIQNMILTLQKHWSEQGCVLMQAYDTEKGAGTMSPYTFLRAIGPEPWNVAYVEPSRRPADGRYGENPNRLYQHHQFQVIMKPSPDNIQELYLDSLKALGIDPLEHDIRFVEDNWENPSLGCAGLGWEVWLDGMEITQFTYFQQVGGLDCKPVSVEITYGIERLASYIQDKENVFDLEWTNGFTVRDIFGQPEYEHSKYTFETSDKEMLFNLFNIYEKEANRQMDEGLVHPAYDYVLKCSHTFNILDARGAISVTERTGYIARIRNLAKKVAKTFYEEREKLGFPIIKRKEQVEND